The window ATACTTGTTACAACCgtataagtgaaaaaaatatggATGTTACCAACCTTTGCGACTTTAATTGGATTTGGAAGCTTAACACACTCCCAAAATTAAGCACTTCCTGTGGTTGTTAACATTAAATCGACTCCAACCTCTTCACACCTAAACAATATATCTTACTTACAATCACCGGGTTATAAGCTCTGCCATAGTGATGAACCTGAAATAATACCTCACTTGTTCTCTTCATGTCCCTCACTTACATGCTTCTGGGAAAATTTATTTGCAAAAACTGGTTCCCAGCTGCAGCCCCCTCCACATAACTCACATAGTGCGTTCATTAAATGGCTGAAAGATTATTCCCAAAGACATAAGCGGACATCTGCTGGCATACCAATGGAAATATTGCTATCCTTTTCTTTATGGGACATATGGAATCATCGCAACAGTGTAATCTTTAACACTAACTATTGCGTAAACCATTCTCCAGCTACTGTTCTAAGTTTATCTACTGAATTTTGGTATTTAGCGGGAGACTCtcacattaaaaatattttattcaccctTTTGAGTTAAATGGAATCCTCCTACACCTGGTTATTTAATGCTAAACACTATATGCTACCCTCTCTTTAAACTCAAATATAGGAGGATTAGGGGGGGGCGGGGGTCGTTCAAGCTTGGGTGAATGGATTGTAGGATTTACTGTGCACACTGTTATCCATGATATTACTCAACTTGAGATTCTCGCTCTATTCATTAGTTTGCAGCTAGCTGTGAAATACAACCTGGAACCATTGCAAATCAATGTAGATGCAGTGCATCTTTCAACTATGCTAAATAACACAAAATCAGATGCTAACTTTTCCTCGCTCTTATGTGATTGCAGGTTCCTTCTTCGTCGACTGGGTAGTCCGGATCTTGTCCATATCTACAGAGAGCAAAATAGACTACCTGATAGCCTAGCAAGACGAGCCATCTCCGCTGCACAACCATCCAATATATCTACTAGTTATGCAGCCTCAGATGTTATTACTTTTTGGTCGCCTCCTGCAGATGTGATGGACGTTTTGAATGCGGATAAAAGAGGAGACTTTGCTACTAGACTCGTTAAGACCATGGGAGTTTTACCGCCTAGTGCTTCTGTACATATTTCTAGTACTGCTATGTTAGGAACTGTTGGATGGCCTGGAAATATTGCACAATGTGCAGATACTATGGTGGCAGCGCTACCGAATCACTCTCTATAGTGTTTTGTTATGACGCTAATATAATATAAGTATCctagttaccaaaaaaaaaaacacatatatGATTTACCTTCCTACATGTataatttcacccatgaataTGCTGGCAGCCAGAGCAATCATAATGCCCATTGGTTGAAACAAGACAACAAAGAGAGGTCCTTTTTTCCTCACACACCATGCGCCTATACTCGGAAtaaatttccaaataaaccctgCATTAGccaacaaatattaaattttaaactcATTATTCAAAAGTATAATGTGTTcatagagaaaagacataaagccACCCTTGAACTTGTTCGACTTTAAAAAGcgaatttcatcaattttaaatcatgaatccGCCTTTTATCAGACTAAACTAATCATGCATCAAGGAATATACttccttagtttcaatttttctGTCTGGCtataacttgacacaaagtttagaaaagtaaaaaaaaacttCGGAATCTAGTTGTCTTAAACTTTACATATATgtagaatgtaccaaaatattctttaattttgtggtcttaaaacATATCATGTGAAAAGTTAGAATTTAAGAGTTCTCTTTTGGAACCCTTAGGGAACCAAACAATCTCTGCTCTTCGGGTGAGCACTCTATGGTAAGCACTTTGTGGTAACCTGCTCACTGTACAATAGTTCGCAAACACACACAGGAGATGTAAAATGCACTAAGCAACCGATGCAATGAGCTCATGGCTGAGCAACAGCCAGAGGCTGGATTCGATCTCGGGTCTCCCACATAGGAGACCCATCTCCCAACTACTCAACCTTGCCCTTGCGGGCTAGAATTAAAGAGTTAGAAAggaaagatacattttttttaaatgactaaAGAGTAAAGTAAAACAAACAAATTGAGATAGATCAagtatatgtatacatatgtatcgACTTAGTTACGAGTATATGAGAGCCATTAATCTTCTCTTAGGGCTTAAACTCCAAGAATTCGTGTCTCTTTCAGTAACTAAAGAGAAAACAGCAGATAGAATTGTAATACATGAGCTATAAAACAACATTATAATCAGCTCTACTGGATATTTCTTTAGGACAAATGCCTGCAAAACATGAAACAGAGGAAAACAGGTCATGATTTCACTTTATATTCACTATAGCTCTTGCTATGTGAGTTCTGAGGAAGGGTCACAATGGTCTATTATACGCGACCGTATCCTGAATTTCTGCAAGAGACtatttccacggcttgaacccatgacctcctgatTTCACTTTATATTCTGGCTGAAAAACAATACTTTATTGGCAAAAATAATTACCTGCGAAATCATAATAAAGAAGCAATTAGAGAGCTAATCATCATGAGTAAACCTCCAATGGCCCAAGCAGAAGGGGTTGTTACTATTGAATTCAAAGGGCTAATTCCGAAAACTGGAGGACCTTTATATAGAGTTGCAACAAGTGCACCTATTATTGAAACCAAGATCCCAATAGTTTTATTAGCCATTGTGCTCAAACTCTTGTACTCAAAATTTTCCATCCTAAAAAAGAAAAACCAGTGAACATAAAAGTTGAATATTTAGATACAACGCATAATACATAAACGTGCCCTTCAACTTACCCTTAGTTGACATCTATGCCCTCCAACTTCGGGTGTGCATACTAGTGAACATAAAAGTTGAATATTTAGATACAACGCATAATACATAAACGTGCCCTTCAACTTACCCTTAGTTGACATCTATgccctccaactttgggtgtgcataAATAGTCACGTAAACTTATAGaaaattgaacaagtagacacgCGTCCAATGAGACATCCATGTGTGTACAAGTCACAACTGAAGTAGGATGTGTGTGTCTACTTGTtaaattttatacaagtttaagcgTCTACTTGTGCATACCCAAAATTCGAATCAGTTGAGGTCAAGTTAAAGAGCATAGTTATGAACTATGCCTAGATACAATTTTAACTAGTTTAGTAGTATAGGTTAAAAGAAAGGTGATTTAAGTTTAAACCTGAGAATGACTGCAAGAATGAAAGTGAATCCTGGAATTAATTGCACTATTGCTGTGGAAAGTACTGGAGAAGAATattgaagtccaagaatccaacCACTTGTATCAAGAAACTACAATATTGCACTATTAGTAGTCATTTCTTCTCTAATAGAATTGCTAAGTTGAGCCACCAATTTACATTTACATACCCCATTAGGCCAAGCAAGAAAAATCCATAGAGAAAAGTAGGCCAAAGAGGTGGAATAGCTGACCTGCATTCAGCGGCGAAATCAGAACTTTTGTTAATACGAGATAGTAAAAATTGCCTATTGTCTGATTTGAACTTTATTTGAGTTACTAGATGTTTATGAACTGTAATTCTATAAAGATCATATTGTACCATAGTTCAAATTTAAACTAATGTATGCAGAAACCTGAATAATGAAAATGTTAAACATATACTCAATTGGGGAGTCAAAAATTTGGCACGGTCATGTAGATTTTCATTCTCGATTATATTAAGACtgtacaaaattaaaattaaacataCATTCATAATAGCTAACAGTTAGCATATGTACACAACATATTTTTTTGAGAACGGGTGTGCACCAAATTAACCACCCTTCGCCTAAGGTGGCTCCACTGCTGATATGCTTGCAAATCAAACCAACTATGATAGTGTTTTCGTTTCTAACACCAAATCAAATCACTGATCGAATTAGGCATTTATGAAGATGTTAGAAACATATGTACATACCTATGAAAGAAGAAGGAAAGTGGAATAAGAACGAGAGTTGATAGGGCACTTGAATAGAATGTaaaaatgaaagtagtcatgCCAGTTGACAAAGCCACTTTAGCTACCACAGCTAATCCAACTTGTGCAAACTGCATCTGTCATCGCCATAAATGGAACCACACCACTCATTTCCATCTCTTGATAGTAATATATCGAAACCTTTTTATCTGCTAAAAATCAATTATGTACGAGAACGAGTCGTTCGGATGGTAATCACTTTTACTTTCAATCTTAACATTGTGAGTTCGAATCATCAAAAGAACAAAAGAGCAAAAATTCATAGGAATCACTCGCATAACGTATACAGAAGAAAAAAAAGCGACGACTTTACTTTGGGTTTCCTTGAAGGAATCAAATCAAAATAGGACGTCAACTTCTTGTATTGAAGGGAGTATCGATATATGATATATCACAatattttaattgttcttttttgGTGTATTATCGAAGGGAGTATCGATTTATGATATATCAATAGgaaaattatttgtttattttaaaataatttattatatatttaaaaattaatatatatatatatatatatatatatataactgaaACATAGACACGTTGATGGGGCGCTTTCTATGATCAGCAattctatttatctattttctcaaatttttgaacttatttcactattttatgtttcaaaaaatttcagaaaattaaTTACTTTTACAGTTTCTCATTCCTCATTATTGTtgcaatttatttcttttttcaagacTCTTTCTTTGCCTTCTCTGTCTTCCGTTTCCTTTTTGTAAAATTAATACACatttaattaaatgaaaaatgaaaagaccaaaaaacctttcatttttcaaaactattaaaTCTTTACCATATAAATTGAGATGATGGTATAGCAACAACTATGTGGTCGCTAAAAACACTAAGATTCTCGCAAAGACGATAACGATGGAAGCGAGGCTTAGCTACAGGTTGAATCAGATTTGGTCTAAAATGTTTtgtattgaattatttattttatataaatatatgtaataCTCCCTACTAAACATAGCTTAGTGGctgccaaaaaaagaaaaaattgattagAGTATTTTGTTCCTTTTCTGACttcgttaaaaaaaaaaaatctaccacCGATATATTTGTTTCATTCTCTCCTTTCCAATAACCTGAACTCACCTTCAGTTTCTCTTCTTATAGCACTCTCTTTTATCTCCGGGCATATCTCATAGGCTGATGCATTATCAAGGGTTTGATGCCGAGAAATTGAAATTGAGTTGCCCATACCAGAATCAAATGTGTGACCAGGTTTGCTGGTCTCAGGTTCTTCCTCGATCTCCTTGAATTCTCTTGAAGGACTTCTCTTATCAAACTGGTTTTCTTTGGGAATCTCCTTGAAGTGATCCAATTCTCGAGATACTGAACCAAACAGCTGCATCGAATGATAGCGCATGGTTGTCTTCATGGCACGCGGAATTCAACTCTCTGTCATACATTGGGCTGCTTGACATCTTTGAAGGCTTCGGAGAGAGCTTTTTATTATTCTTACTGCCAGCaaaccaatatatatatgtaatactcCCTACTAAACATAGTTTAGTGGCTgccagaaaaaagaaaaaaatgattcgAGTATTTTGCTCTTCTTgtgattttgttaaaaaatagaaaatagaaagaGATACTATTTTATGATCCTAAAAATCTTGTGTGTAATGAAAAAGATTGTAATCATTAAAGGATGTGGTGTAGTAGATAGATTTCGATTTAAGATCTGAATAATTTGATAGTGAGCACTATCATCGAACGAGCCACTTCCAACACGAATTTGGACTAATCAGGCTCCGATGTAAGTACTGAACAATtgctgaaaataaaaaaaaaaattatgtgacaaatatttctctcaaaattaaaaaattttgaacAATATGTTGCAATATAGTTCCTCCGATGAGATGTTGTAtattgagagaaaaaaaattactttaattgAGGAATTTATACGAAGAGTAATGAAAGTTTCAAAAGGTAAGAGGAATTATTTGAAGAAAGTATCAAtctatttattcttaaaattcatatcaaattaagaaaagaatAAGTAAAAATCAAGTTTATGAATTGAAAGGAGATATTATTCcataaaattaggaaaaaacgAATATCAATCAAGTAagagtaaaatagtaaaaataataataaaaaagaaaaaaaaattaagaagttatCAGAATAGCATAACAAACCTAACAAGAAGAGCGAAATTAGTGTTGACATTATTTTTTTCCAACttctttactttttctttcaCTCTTTTATATGTTCTTTAAAATGTTgttacattttttcttttgtattttttctgttaaagttaatcttctcaatttaaagtttagaatgttaaaataattttaaattttcacaaGTGCCTTCAACATGAAGTCTACATTTATACTACCTCTTAATtcttaataaaattatgataattaatattttaaattttatgtttcttCATATTCCTCgattaataagaaaaatataatttacgTATTTGTTATTGATTTGACTTGAGAAATTCAAAGCAGATCATCGACCACGGATAATATAGAGGCAATTATGAGATGCAAATGATCAATTGGAGTAAACgatattaaaattttgaatttaaaatttcaaatgagTCATAATGTTAGATAAATGTAAATATTCAActtatattatcaatattcaattttacttttttcagaATGTACTTATAAAATTACACTGAATATGttactttatttttgtagtttaatatctaacttattttatttttattgtttaatatctttctttattttgtatcatTTAATTATTAGAGTTGAGGATTGTAAATTTTGTAGAATATTTTTATATGTGATTaagcaaaaaatataataatgtattatgattttgaataaaatgaaaaaaaaaaatttcttttgaaGTTCACAGTGCAAACAATATATGAGTGCTTACCTTAGTAGTATCGTAACTATTTCATTAGTTAAGATTTAATGAAATTTATTTAGGGCAATTTTAATCGATGCATTATTACAATTTTTAGTTATTCTCGCACAAGTCAATCCAAACGATTTCTCTCCACATTGAATGCAAATGANNNNNNNNNNNNNNNNNNNNNNNNNNNNNNNNNNNNNNNNNNNNNNNNNNNNNNNNNNNNNNNNNNNNNNNNNNNNNNNNNNNNNNNNNNNNNNNNNNNNATAAGAAAATTAGCCAAACGTTagtctcatcatcatcatcttttgttAAAAGATAGATAAATTTCTATCATTCATTTAGTAACCTTCTATGCATCGAACTGAATGCATATAAGTACATTAGAATTTGTGCGCAGTACAAAGtctaaaacttaaattattattaCACCTTCAAAAATATATCTCAATCGAGATTAATTATAAAGATTTTTCCAACATCAAAATCACATTAATACAAAAAACATATATGTGAAAaggatataaattatatataaaaaatagttagCATATGAATGTACCTAAAAATTTTCATCTATTCTATTTCTAATAAATTTGAAGTTATTAATATGGTTAAAAATCGTGCGAAACACGgcctattttactattttattataaaaaagtatttgaaaagtcatgaattttaTACTAAAAAGtcatattattttacttgaaaatgaGAGTAATTACAAATGCATGCATGCCTTTATTTTGCTACTTGGCCTACATTTGTCGTGAATATATTGAGAGTGGCTCTTATCAAATAAATAAAGGACAAGTGTTAATACACTTGGAATGAGGAGAGGCTTCACTAGCTCTAGCCTATAAATAGGCAATACTTTTAGCCATCATAATGGTAATGGTAACCAACTTTCTATTTTCTCTTTGCTTTAATT of the Capsicum annuum cultivar UCD-10X-F1 chromosome 11, UCD10Xv1.1, whole genome shotgun sequence genome contains:
- the LOC124888668 gene encoding WAT1-related protein At1g60050-like, encoding MQFAQVGLAVVAKVALSTGMTTFIFTFYSSALSTLVLIPLSFFFHRSAIPPLWPTFLYGFFLLGLMGFLIQVVGFLDFNILLQYFPQQ